A genomic stretch from Dehalococcoidia bacterium includes:
- the cobA gene encoding uroporphyrinogen-III C-methyltransferase has translation MKIGTVYLVGSGPGDPGLITMKGYKLLQNADVVVHDRLAPSELLDVAKKAEFVYMGKEPDTPGAFQELINEQLVKAALQGKNVVRLKGGDPFVFGRGGEEAIALKNAGVPFEIIPGITSAIAVPAYSGIPVTHRRVSTAFTVVTGSEDPSKPTSSLDWKALSKTPGTLVILMGWKSLPSIIDALIKEGKSPKTPISVTQWGTISEQKTVDGTFSDIVSKGIAANISSPVVSIIGDVVELRGDIRWFDQGPLFGKKILVTRTRTQASRLSDLIRSEGGNPVELPTIEIQPLENYKLIDAAINSLSNYSWVVFTSANGVDAVFNRMKFLELDSRVFSQNKVGAIGPATAEEIEKYGIRPDLIPDVYTTEAMSEAFKPYSIGGVNFLLFRADIASETLPLGLRKLGANVTELDAYNTKTPENSSGSAQEILSSGTIDAITFTSSSTVKNLVELLNGDISGINASKVVSIGPVTSQTAVSLGVTVDIEAKEHTISGLHSALLELMGYESNSK, from the coding sequence TTGAAAATAGGCACCGTTTACTTGGTAGGATCAGGCCCTGGTGATCCTGGCTTAATAACAATGAAGGGGTATAAATTACTGCAAAATGCAGATGTTGTGGTTCATGATCGATTAGCACCTAGCGAGCTTCTCGATGTAGCAAAAAAGGCAGAATTCGTATACATGGGAAAAGAACCCGATACCCCAGGGGCATTCCAAGAACTGATAAATGAACAATTAGTCAAAGCTGCGTTACAAGGAAAAAATGTTGTCCGCCTCAAAGGTGGAGATCCTTTCGTATTTGGAAGAGGTGGTGAAGAAGCCATAGCATTAAAAAATGCAGGGGTTCCATTTGAAATAATCCCAGGAATCACCTCTGCTATTGCTGTACCAGCTTACTCTGGTATTCCCGTTACGCATCGTAGGGTGTCTACAGCGTTCACTGTAGTAACTGGCTCAGAGGATCCTTCAAAACCAACGTCAAGCTTGGACTGGAAGGCATTATCTAAAACACCTGGTACTCTGGTCATACTCATGGGATGGAAAAGTTTGCCATCAATAATTGATGCACTTATAAAAGAAGGTAAGTCGCCAAAGACCCCTATTTCAGTGACTCAATGGGGGACGATATCCGAACAAAAAACAGTAGATGGAACTTTTTCCGATATCGTAAGCAAAGGAATTGCTGCAAATATCAGCTCTCCTGTAGTTTCAATAATCGGGGACGTAGTTGAATTAAGAGGCGATATAAGATGGTTTGATCAAGGCCCTCTATTTGGGAAAAAAATACTAGTCACGCGCACTAGGACGCAAGCGAGCAGGCTGAGTGATTTGATTCGCTCGGAAGGTGGGAACCCAGTAGAGCTCCCCACTATAGAAATTCAACCTTTAGAAAATTATAAGCTTATTGATGCCGCCATTAACTCTCTCAGTAACTATAGCTGGGTAGTTTTCACTAGCGCTAACGGCGTTGATGCAGTTTTTAATAGAATGAAATTTCTGGAGCTTGATTCCAGGGTTTTTTCCCAAAATAAGGTAGGTGCTATAGGACCAGCCACTGCAGAGGAAATCGAAAAATATGGTATACGCCCTGACTTAATACCTGATGTCTACACAACAGAAGCTATGTCAGAAGCATTCAAACCTTACTCTATTGGAGGAGTAAATTTCTTATTATTCCGTGCAGACATAGCCTCCGAAACGCTTCCATTAGGGCTGAGAAAATTAGGAGCAAATGTAACAGAACTTGATGCCTACAACACGAAAACTCCTGAAAATAGCTCAGGAAGTGCCCAAGAAATTTTGTCATCAGGCACTATAGACGCAATTACCTTTACTAGCTCTTCTACTGTGAAAAATTTAGTCGAGCTACTAAATGGTGATATCTCAGGAATAAATGCTTCAAAAGTGGTTTCTATTGGACCAGTTACTAGTCAAACTGCTGTATCCTTAGGTGTAACTGTAGATATTGAAGCAAAAGAGCATACGATATCAGGGCTACATTCTGCTTTGTTAGAACTTATGGGCTATGAGTCAAATTCAAAATAA
- the hemB gene encoding porphobilinogen synthase, whose amino-acid sequence MSQIQNNKFPQNTQSQFPIKRLRRLRRTPSLRELLKETRLSPNDFIYPLFVTSGVNRKIPIEPMPRQNQLSIDLLLEEVEEATRLGIRSILLFGIPPTKDDSGSEAYSDEGIIQTAVKKLKEKFTDLIVITDVCLCEYTNHGHCGVLQSNGTIDNDQTLNLLGEIALSHARAGADIIAPSAMMDGQIQAIRKTLDSQKFENIPLMAYSAKMNSAFYGPFRIAAESAPKNGDRKTYQMDGANLNEAIRELTQDAIEGADILMVKPALAYLDIISEAKSRFDHPIAAYNVSGEYSMLMAAVANGWLDEQEAMIEMLTSIKRAGADLIITYFAKSAAEALTSN is encoded by the coding sequence ATGAGTCAAATTCAAAATAACAAATTTCCTCAAAATACTCAGTCTCAATTCCCTATAAAAAGGCTCCGCCGGCTAAGGCGAACACCATCATTAAGGGAATTATTAAAGGAAACTAGGCTTAGCCCAAACGATTTTATCTATCCTCTTTTTGTCACCTCTGGCGTTAATCGTAAAATCCCAATAGAACCAATGCCTCGACAAAATCAATTATCGATTGATTTATTGCTAGAAGAAGTCGAAGAGGCCACCCGCTTAGGTATACGTTCGATATTGTTGTTTGGTATACCCCCAACAAAAGATGATTCTGGGTCAGAAGCATACAGTGATGAGGGCATTATTCAGACTGCTGTAAAAAAGCTAAAGGAAAAATTTACTGACCTTATTGTTATTACGGATGTCTGTTTGTGTGAATACACTAATCATGGCCACTGCGGAGTCCTTCAAAGTAATGGAACTATCGATAACGACCAAACTCTTAACTTATTAGGAGAAATTGCTCTTTCACACGCTCGTGCAGGCGCCGACATAATTGCTCCGTCGGCTATGATGGATGGGCAAATACAAGCAATTAGAAAAACCTTAGATTCCCAGAAATTTGAAAATATTCCTCTTATGGCATATTCAGCAAAAATGAATTCTGCTTTTTATGGACCGTTTAGGATAGCTGCAGAATCTGCTCCTAAAAATGGAGACCGAAAAACATACCAAATGGACGGCGCAAATCTTAATGAAGCAATAAGAGAATTGACACAAGATGCGATTGAGGGTGCTGATATCTTAATGGTCAAACCCGCACTAGCTTATCTTGACATAATTTCAGAGGCAAAAAGTCGGTTTGATCACCCAATTGCAGCGTATAATGTGTCTGGCGAATATTCCATGCTCATGGCTGCAGTTGCTAACGGATGGCTTGATGAGCAAGAAGCAATGATTGAAATGCTCACAAGTATAAAAAGAGCAGGAGCTGACCTGATCATTACCTATTTCGCCAAATCTGCTGCCGAGGCCCTTACATCAAACTGA